From the genome of Biomphalaria glabrata chromosome 1, xgBioGlab47.1, whole genome shotgun sequence, one region includes:
- the LOC129925915 gene encoding histidine-rich glycoprotein-like, translating into MIHTIIVRLFYKGLLHKHHPQNGDDVGDVSLHKHHPQNDDDVGDVSLHKHHPQNGDDVGDVSLHKRHPQNGDDVGDVSLHKHHPQNGDDVGDVSLHKHHPQNDDDVGDVSLHKHHPQNGDDVGDFSLHKHHPQNGDDVGDVSLHKHHPQNGDDVGDVSLHKHHPQNGDDVGDVSLHKHHPQNGDDVGDVSLHKRHHQNGDDVGDVSLHKHHPQNGDDVGDVSLHKHHPQNDDDVGDVSLHKRHHQNGDDVGDVSLHKHHPQNGDDVGDVSLHKHHPQNDDDVGDVQEIDSFNYSFFF; encoded by the coding sequence ATGATCCACACAATTATTGTGCGTCTATTTTATAAGGGCTTACTACACAAGCATCACCCACAGAATGGTGATGACGTAGGGGATGTCTCACTACACAAGCATCACCCACAGAATGATGATGATGTAGGGGATGTCTCACTACACAAGCATCACCCACAGAATGGTGATGACGTAGGGGATGTCTCACTACACAAGCGTCACCCACAGAATGGTGATGACGTAGGGGATGTCTCGCTACACAAGCATCACCCACAGAATGGTGATGACGTAGGGGATGTCTCACTACACAAGCATCACCCACAGAATGATGATGACGTAGGGGATGTCTCACTACACAAGCATCACCCACAGAATGGTGATGACGTAGGGGATTTCTCACTACACAAGCATCACCCACAGAATGGTGATGACGTAGGGGATGTCTCACTACACAAGCATCACCCACAGAATGGTGATGACGTAGGGGATGTCTCACTACACAAGCATCACCCACAGAATGGTGATGACGTAGGGGATGTCTCACTACACAAGCATCACCCACAGAATGGTGATGACGTAGGGGATGTCTCACTACACAAGCGTCACCACCAGAATGGTGATGACGTAGGGGATGTCTCACTACACAAGCATCACCCACAGAATGGTGATGACGTAGGGGATGTCTCACTACACAAGCATCACCCACAGAATGATGATGACGTAGGGGATGTCTCACTACACAAGCGTCACCACCAGAATGGTGATGACGTAGGGGATGTCTCACTACACAAGCATCACCCACAGAATGGTGATGACGTAGGGGATGTCTCACTACACAAGCATCACCCACAGAATGATGATGACGTAGGGGATGTTCAGGAAATTGACTcttttaattattctttttttttttaa